The following is a genomic window from Colletotrichum lupini chromosome 5, complete sequence.
CAGGGCATGCCTACCAGCAAAccacctccttctcctctccATCTCGCTACCTTATGCACAGCTCCCAACTATCATCTGTCCTCGAACGGTATCCTGTCTGCCTATCTTCGAGTACTTAGCTTCTAGCTCGACATGATTTTCAGCAAGCATTGGCTTGCTTTCTCAAGATCCTGAAACCGAAAGAGGTGGAATATCACAGAAACCCATCCGCGAACAACTCTCTCAATGAAGAAGCCGTTATTTGAGTCCCTCCGGTCGAAGGAGATGCTGTGACGATCCCACATCAACCTTTAGCTGAGCCGAGATCATGAGGCTGTTGCCAATGCGAGATGGCCCAATGCATCCCGAATAATGCATGCGCCACTGCGTGCACACCACGCGTCGGCGCTTTACACCCACGTTTTGTGGTTTTTGTCAGTAATGGTGATACAGGCTCCCAATGGTACAGGCTTGACGATCTCTCAAATTCACCCGCCAAGTTTTACCCTACCAAACAAAGCCTTCCGAGCGCCGTTTCGTCAGTGGTTCTTTGAGAAAAGGGGACAACCTCTCTCATGTTGAAAGCGGTGGTTGCTTTTTTGCTTTTTCGTCCTCATCCTACTTGACGCCTTCAGGGATGCAAAAACCTCCGGTCGGGATTATGGCGTGAGTTAATGGCGATCGTTGCCCCTCATGGAGTGAGCATGCCCCAAGAGTGAGGCTGGCAGGCGGAATACATATTCACAGGCGACCATGGGTGTAATGGATCTCGACCTGCTTCTCTGCCGTTGCTCCCCGGCCCAATCGAATGGCTTGTCAGCTGGGTACGGGTTTTAATCACTTGCAGTTTCACACGTTAGACCAGCTCGCCGGGATCTCGAACTGACATAATCCGGGTCGAGAACTCGAGGTTGGCCACCGAAGCATCACCCATGCCATGCTACCGCATTCTCGTCACTTCTTACCCGGTCGAGGCCGCGATGTTTCCTTACAGGTGTGGTTTTGGCCATCCTTCACCTGCATACGTGCAGCACGCCCAGCTGCGAACCGCAGATCTCTCACACTCTAGTTCCCTTCCACGGGGTCCGCGAGGAAAATAAGGCTCACCAAAAGGCCTCTCGATTACTTCTCGCCCCAGTCCCGCGATCCAATCATGCAGCTCTTGGCCGTCTTATTCCCTGCTTCGCGGCATTCTTCATTGTTCTCTCTCTCCGAAAGGCCCTGGCATTTCAATGACAATCCAACACACTCAACTTGCCTCACCCACAAGGCTGGCCTGGCCACAGCTGATCACCCTGTCCCACGGTGTCACCCGTATCCTTGGATTGGGGAACGAGTCGGTGTTCTACCCTCAAGGCGGGAGACTTTACCCACACCATGACCATGGCGGGCCGTGTACTCCAACGCCTCTTCACTTCTTGCTTTTTATCCTTGGTGGGTTTCGTCAGTGTTGACAAGAAGTGGCGCCGAATTGTCTTTCTTAAATCAAGTACGATCCGCCTCAGACACAACCAGACTGTGAACGTGTCATGGACATGTCTAAGTTGTCTCGTCAAAGGTCGAACTGTATTGGAGAGGACTAGTCTTCTAATCTTTACCGGTCGTACCTCTATCAAAGCACCATCCACTTGTAACTTCAAGCTGTTCTATTAGCCGCAATCTAGCCAACTACGTTTTCGTAAACTTGGAGCCCCATTTGAACGGTTCTAAGTGGCTCCTTTACacatttacctttttaatctcGTTCTGCTACCTTCTTTTGGGCCCGCCTCTACTCGGGATTTACGAGTGTTGTTGTTAAGCTCTGCATGGCTGACGGTGCCTGGCCACAGGTCCCCGGAGCCCGACGCAACGGTGAGGCTATCTTACCCTAACAATATTCTAGGCTTATTCGGTGTACCACACTCACAAACTCGTGTATACCGAGATTGGAGGCGTTAGTCGGCATCTTTAGAGTTTATGGATCCACATCACTACCGGCGCACCCACTTTCTACTCGGCGGATATGAGTAATCATTCCCGTCCCAGCGGCCTCGATACGCCGTCCGATACGGCAGACGACCTCGACGAATCTCCTCCCTTCCGACAGACCCATCACGCAAGCGGGTCTCGTGAGCAAGGTAGACACGGCTTTTCAACTTTCTCTCGACTGCTTCCCCAACGACCTTTGGCAAGTCGTCGCTCACAAGTTATTGATCAGCAACAAGAGAAAGACTGCTCCGCTGGCGTCAGTGACCCCAACTATCCGGGCCCGTTAATAGCAGTATCCCTCGAAGAACGTGGTTCAACCGGCGCCGAATCTACTGTCCTTTACTCAGCATCCCGCCCACCTCTCTTCTCTCACCCTTCATATACACATGCGCGCCCGCACCTGACGCAAAACCACCAGCAACTGAATGCAGAGGAACACTATTACCGTAATTTTCAAGATCAGGAGTACTTGACAATCTTTCACGAACCCCAACAACACTATCGCGTGCCCCATAATCACCAGTCCCCGCAAGACTTGAGCCAACAGCTTCGATATCATCACCAAGTATTTCCACATCCTTCGCCGGCGGACTCTATACAGTCAGCCTCCCTCGCTTCGTCTTCTCCCGACACGGCGTCTTTACTCTGCCATCCACACGACCCACGGCTTCTCCAGGCCCAGCTTCAAGCACCCACCGAAAGCGGCTTTGTATCATTTGCTTACGTAGACCCCGAATTGCCCCCAAATCCTGGCGAACTAGCCCCGATCCATTTTTCGGGCCTAGAATCTGCACATCTCGCCCCGGAGTGCCCTGTGGATTTCTCTTTGTCCAGACCTGTAGCGGTACCCGCCCACCCATTCTATCACAACCACCTCAGCGACGACTTCCTCCAACATCGCCAGACTGGGGTCCTTCAATACCCCGGCGGCTACCCGGCACCATTCATGCAGAACTCCGGGCTGTCCATTCTCAACGCCGAATCTTTCGACGATGGTATGTCGGGCTTTCGCGCACCAAGAAGCCTACCTCCTGGGGGGAAACCTGCTGCCGACACCAGTGAGGAGGCAAAACGATCCTCCAAGAAACGATCAAAGACTCAGTCTGTAGAGGTTGTAGAACTGGACGAGGAGGAAAAGAAGCGGTCAAGGGGGAGACCACGCCTAGACACCAATGACGAGACCGCGAAAGACGTAAGTTGGCGAATGACTCCTGATCTTACCCCCCTTTTGCAGCTTTGCCACGGAAACTAGTTCGCATGTTATTGCCTTCCTTATCTTACACATGCTCCCTTAGTCGACCCCTTCTAACCATAGCAGCGTCGTCGAACACAAATTCGGCTCGCTCAAAGAGCCTACCGCAACCGCAAGGAGACAGCGATCCAATCGCTCGAGAAGAAAGTTGACGAGTTGAGGCGCACCAATGAAGAAATGAGCAAGGAGTTCATGAAACTCTACGACTTCGCCGTTAGTAAAGGCATGCACGAGAGCACACCCGAATTTGGTAGACAACTGCAAGCTACGACAGAAAAGTTTGTCTCTTTGGCGCGGAAGACGAGCGAGGAGCCAGAAAAGGAAGGCGACGTGCTTCCAAGCCAGGAAAATGATGGAGACGTTGAGGAAGTTGGCGGCCCTGCCGGTGGGCAAGAAAGGGGCAGCGAAAAGTCACCATCTGCCGAAATTGCTAAGCCGATTGAGCAAGTCATATACGATGTTTTGTCAAGCGAGCAGCCGCAACAGCATCAGCTACAGTCAACACCTCGAACACTCGCGATGACTGCGGTGCATACAACATCTTGGGCGCCCGATAGTCAGTCACACATGCCGCACTCGACACTATCCCAAGCCCCAATGGGCTACGAGATTGTGACGGAACCGACGCCGGATAATGCTAGTTTCCCATTCGGTATGTCCTACGAACATAGTCTGGACCAACCAGGCACTTTCGATCTACTCGCCAACCAGCCCTTTTCTGATTCCCTATTCAATATTCTCTCTTCACCGACCTCCTATGCCCACCAGGAGCGGACGTTTGGGCGGCGTCTGCAACGATCGACTCTAGAAAAGGCTTACACGTTGCTCCGCATGCCCAACCCTCCGAGCAGCCTCATCAACAGCGCTTTCGGTTTTAGTTTACTTTTCGAGCCCAAAGAGAGGATCATGGAGCGAATCGCTAACCGTCTCAGTGTCAACCAACGGGAAACAATGTTCAACTGGAAGTTTCCATTTTTACACCTAGGGGGCGGGGGAACGTGGTTCGACGAGATGAATGACTTGGATGAGATGGCGTACCCGAGCGGCCATAAACAGAGAAATCCGGTGGGGAATCAGGGGACGGCCGAGCCGTATCGGCAAAAGGTCGACTCACTCTATGGCATGGGGCCGTGGGATGCGGCGACGGAAGAGATGCGAGACCTCAGAGTGGAGCGCGCCGCTGCGAGACTTCGAATGAACGTCCCTGGCCTGCAAGGCGACTTTTACGACGCGGACGAGGTTGAATGGGTTCTTCGGAGACGAGGAGTCGATATCCCCGCCGCTGCGGATTTCGTCACGGCAGAGATCGATCCTGCAGACTTTTCAGATGAGACCGCGGTTGCTGGACGTGCTCACGGTAGCGGACTCGATAGCAACGGCAGCAGCATTAACAACGCCTCCGATATCTTGAGCAGTTACGGAACGAGCCCTGGGGACGCCGCTGCCAGGCAATGGCTCGGGCAGACTCTGAAGCCGACAAGGCCGTCTGATGTCCACTTGGGCGATACACGGTCCGTCGGGCAGTCTAGCGACGCGGCGTCTAGTCAGATGCCCCTGGACCCGAGCCTTGCGGGCGATATGTTTGGGCTGGAGAGCACCTCTACCAACCAGACCGTAACGCCCGGGTCAAAGCGGAGGGCGGTGACGATCAATGTTGGAGTGCTCGTTCAAGGTATCTGCCCATAGTCATCTCTACGATTCTGGTCCGACAATGCTAAGGTCAACTCTAGAAATCGGATTGAAATCGGTCTGCCTGGGACGATCACCAGGAATCCGGCCGAGAGACTTGAATGTTGCATTTTGGGCATCGCTGACCACgtgaaaaaaaaagggcggGCTTGATATTACTTGACTTCGAGAGGGGCGTATCATTGGGTATTAGACTGTGCCGGTACCAGAACGGCCAAACGCCTCGAATGGCTCATAGTTGATTCTTTTCTTCTGTTGATTCATGAAATTCCCGTTGATGTTGTGTCTCGAGGGGTACCCCAAAGAAGGGAAAAGAGACTTTCTTATCTAGCGGTTGGCGCCTCGTACAAATGGGTTCACAAAACTATATGTTGTATTGTGGTAGTAGCTATTATGGAGGCTCTATCTAAGGCTTCGAGCTTATGGAGTAGAATTGAAGTTGGTTATAGTTCCTACGACACTTTTCTCGCCGGCACGAAATTGTTGCTTTCCCAAACTGCCTCATAACATCCGAACAGAAGATCTGGTATTATGTACTCGGGGATGAAGTTAAATTAAGTGACTGGAAGAATATAACATTTTCTATAAGGCGCGTGGAAATTACCCAACCTCACTTGGAAAAGGTtactgtcggattagaagtccaattcgaccgcggcatacagccgactgcgcaggggccaattaggggccctatttacgattatcgtagctagcctaacctatagttagaacctcctttttatacttactacgcagatatttatataatttaattaatctctttattaactacggttcgaactaactaccctataatagggatattaatactaattagtaattaaattctactattataaatcggtaaggtattttattacgtagaagagacgacttcttaatactatacgggataggagattcgtactaattaaccttataaaaataaacgaaaaaggaggcgattctcgaatactatacggaattaagtaatcgtagccctttactacttataaaaggttaacgtttactacgttaaactacgttaattaacggaaccgcttgagtaactagccttttattattaccccgagtagcttttttattaaacgacttttctatagccggcccgcgattagaaattaactaagtaatagaaaggatcgctagtaaataataattacttaactataattaagctacgaaaaagactacttaaaaaatataaaatagggtaccgagaggccgtaaaagataagatctttaaggtatttaaccctactaCGTACGAGCGATAAGTGggcatttttagtaatttcctcgaaatatacgattttataagaaagagggcttaactttattaaccgtacttaacggcctatacggttcttaatagcttatatagctcctttacgagccgcccggcgtctatttttaactattcttacggAATACTGCCCTAGAGGAAGTAGGTTaaagaaggaagctatttagagattatagagagtacgaggcttaggaggctagaaatatacgagatagcggaaattagtaactagtaaagatcccgagactaattactatatctttttatagtaatataaacgtctactattattattattaaaaagaactattaaaacctacccttttttattaaacaaaaaggaggatcttagtaagtataatagctagcgatctaaaagggcagtaataatcgctaaaaatagtaaaaacgagagtagtagcaaGATAGCGAGAAAAAGTAagaatctcctagaccccgataaattcgttaagtagcgaaagtacggatttattataactagcgcgcggattaaatatatccctattaaaattaaacatATTAGCGaccgctaatataagtataagctagagcacggcccttagcgagttagggtaaagaagaagagaacgaaacccgatcctaaataaaatcctaatcccttataagtaagtaaatattaacccggattattaagggacgtagatatataaaatcgcaaattagcctaacggtaagtaaattaacgtagtattaatctatttaactaaagtctataaaaaaaaggggctataggggcaacccctattttacgaaatcgtaaacgaccttagctattagctaaacaaatagttcgcgagcgtaagcttagaaattataaaagtagttaatagattcctctacgggcgaggggtattactagcgtaattataatcgcgagagctatataaaatactaatagcgataattataaaggaggaattcgtactatagaactaagtataagtcgatagagcgtataatcgctttaacgaatttagaaaaagggtaaacgacccagatttcctctctataattactaatagaaatctattattataaaaggatataccggggtaaaatatagtattagaagtacgataattaataattccgcctattttaatctataacttattactactattaatacgaaattcggtaccgattagttaataagaaaagaggtaaacgacccgaagttattaatagtacgtagcgacgtagggatcgtatataaatactaaaaatctaatagtaaatacgaggcaatttatagaccttaaaaagatcttcctaaaagagaaattatactctggggggaagtataaggtcttataagaaaccctaacgatgttttacaattactataaaaaagtcggaattagggaatattagtactatttagtaattaatattatatttataagtaaagcctttaattactactacgaagcagtacgtaatcttaattaaaacgactttctta
Proteins encoded in this region:
- a CDS encoding BZIP family transcription factor; this translates as MDMSKSPEPDATSLWIHITTGAPTFYSADMSNHSRPSGLDTPSDTADDLDESPPFRQTHHASGSREQGRHGFSTFSRLLPQRPLASRRSQVIDQQQEKDCSAGVSDPNYPGPLIAVSLEERGSTGAESTVLYSASRPPLFSHPSYTHARPHLTQNHQQLNAEEHYYRNFQDQEYLTIFHEPQQHYRVPHNHQSPQDLSQQLRYHHQVFPHPSPADSIQSASLASSSPDTASLLCHPHDPRLLQAQLQAPTESGFVSFAYVDPELPPNPGELAPIHFSGLESAHLAPECPVDFSLSRPVAVPAHPFYHNHLSDDFLQHRQTGVLQYPGGYPAPFMQNSGLSILNAESFDDGMSGFRAPRSLPPGGKPAADTSEEAKRSSKKRSKTQSVEVVELDEEEKKRSRGRPRLDTNDETAKDRRRTQIRLAQRAYRNRKETAIQSLEKKVDELRRTNEEMSKEFMKLYDFAVSKGMHESTPEFGRQLQATTEKFVSLARKTSEEPEKEGDVLPSQENDGDVEEVGGPAGGQERGSEKSPSAEIAKPIEQVIYDVLSSEQPQQHQLQSTPRTLAMTAVHTTSWAPDSQSHMPHSTLSQAPMGYEIVTEPTPDNASFPFGMSYEHSLDQPGTFDLLANQPFSDSLFNILSSPTSYAHQERTFGRRLQRSTLEKAYTLLRMPNPPSSLINSAFGFSLLFEPKERIMERIANRLSVNQRETMFNWKFPFLHLGGGGTWFDEMNDLDEMAYPSGHKQRNPVGNQGTAEPYRQKVDSLYGMGPWDAATEEMRDLRVERAAARLRMNVPGLQGDFYDADEVEWVLRRRGVDIPAAADFVTAEIDPADFSDETAVAGRAHGSGLDSNGSSINNASDILSSYGTSPGDAAARQWLGQTLKPTRPSDVHLGDTRSVGQSSDAASSQMPLDPSLAGDMFGLESTSTNQTVTPGSKRRAVTINVGVLVQGICP